Proteins found in one Gemmatimonadota bacterium genomic segment:
- a CDS encoding ABC transporter ATP-binding protein, with amino-acid sequence MMIDVRDVWKRYPGAWALRGVSFQVERGRVQGVLGENGSGKSTLFRILAGLTRPSRGSAEVMGQAVSVKTRQHVAYLAEINPFYDWMKVMEQVEFLARFYPGWDMDKSRELLSFMGLDEDKKVGALSRGQQGRLKVVCAFSWPSDLVLMDEPLSGIDPPSRKRIVEALFSEFRFGEQTILISTHLVHEVGEFIEDVMFMKEGEIALSGNADALREERGESLSEMFEMVAM; translated from the coding sequence ATGATGATCGATGTTCGAGATGTTTGGAAGCGATATCCGGGCGCGTGGGCGCTACGCGGTGTTTCTTTTCAGGTTGAGCGCGGGCGTGTGCAAGGTGTGTTGGGCGAGAACGGGAGTGGGAAGAGTACTTTGTTCCGCATTCTAGCTGGTTTGACCCGTCCGTCGCGGGGATCCGCCGAGGTGATGGGGCAAGCGGTGAGTGTGAAGACCCGGCAGCATGTGGCTTATTTGGCGGAGATCAATCCGTTTTACGATTGGATGAAGGTGATGGAGCAGGTGGAGTTTCTGGCGCGTTTTTATCCAGGGTGGGATATGGATAAGTCGCGCGAGTTGCTGAGTTTTATGGGGCTGGATGAGGATAAGAAGGTGGGCGCGCTTTCGCGGGGTCAACAGGGACGGCTCAAGGTGGTGTGCGCGTTTTCCTGGCCGAGTGATCTGGTTTTGATGGATGAGCCGCTATCCGGTATTGATCCCCCGTCGCGCAAGCGCATTGTCGAGGCTTTGTTTAGCGAGTTTCGATTTGGGGAGCAGACGATTTTGATTTCGACGCATCTGGTCCATGAAGTGGGCGAGTTTATCGAAGATGTGATGTTTATGAAAGAGGGCGAGATCGCACTTTCCGGCAATGCAGATGCGCTACGTGAGGAACGGGGAGAGTCGCTTTCCGAGATGTTTGAGATGGTGGCGATGTGA